Proteins found in one Maridesulfovibrio sp. genomic segment:
- a CDS encoding branched-chain amino acid ABC transporter permease — protein MDILIQNLLNALQWGSFYALIALGYTLVYGVLLLINFAHGDIFMVGAYIAFFVATALLGFLDFSPWIVLALTVPLTMILTAGVGVTLERIAYRPLRRKGAHRLYVVITALMCGLILENGNLALLGASRKKFPELLDKVVYTFGNISVTNLKIIVIFAAIAVFLLLQFIVTKTKIGMAMRGISYDKFAIPLMGIPIDNVIVFTFVLGSGMAGLAGMLFAMSYPILEPYMGALIGWKAFIAAVVGGIGDIRGAFLGGFLLGFIEVGVVAIFPSTFRDLFAFSILLVILWIKPTGIFGVAKTTKI, from the coding sequence GTGGATATCCTCATCCAGAACCTGCTTAATGCCCTGCAATGGGGCAGCTTCTACGCTCTCATTGCACTGGGCTACACACTTGTTTACGGTGTACTGCTCCTGATCAACTTCGCCCACGGTGATATCTTCATGGTCGGGGCTTACATTGCATTTTTCGTGGCCACCGCCCTGTTAGGCTTTCTAGACTTCAGCCCGTGGATAGTGCTGGCTCTTACCGTGCCGCTGACCATGATTCTCACTGCAGGAGTCGGGGTAACCCTTGAACGCATCGCTTACCGCCCCTTGCGTAGAAAAGGGGCTCACAGGCTTTACGTGGTTATCACCGCTCTCATGTGCGGATTAATCCTCGAAAACGGCAACCTCGCTTTGCTGGGTGCAAGCCGCAAAAAATTTCCCGAGCTGCTTGATAAGGTGGTTTATACCTTCGGCAACATCTCGGTTACCAACCTCAAAATAATCGTTATATTTGCAGCTATAGCCGTCTTTCTGCTCCTGCAATTTATTGTTACCAAAACAAAAATCGGCATGGCCATGCGCGGAATTTCTTACGACAAATTCGCTATTCCGCTGATGGGTATTCCCATTGACAACGTAATTGTCTTCACCTTCGTGCTTGGATCCGGCATGGCCGGTCTGGCCGGGATGCTCTTTGCCATGTCCTACCCTATCCTTGAGCCGTACATGGGTGCGCTCATCGGATGGAAAGCATTCATTGCTGCGGTTGTAGGCGGTATCGGAGATATTCGAGGAGCCTTTCTCGGTGGTTTCCTGCTGGGATTCATCGAAGTCGGCGTCGTCGCAATATTTCCCTCTACTTTCAGAGACCTGTTCGCCTTTTCAATCCTGCTGGTCATCCTGTGGATTAAACCAACCGGGATATTCGGCGTCGCAAAGACAACCAAGATCTAA
- a CDS encoding ABC transporter substrate-binding protein, with product MKKMIIRSLLALMVLGLALVVVSGCSKKEEKIKIGFNIPLTGDIPKVGEASKNAAEMLLADINAQGGLKVGDKKIPLEFFYEDNESKAESAVNVALKLIEQDGVVAIVGPNSSKQAVPAGGTCNDNRTPMVSPWSTNPDTTKNRPWVFRAAFLDPFQGPVAVNFASKQFEAKTSAVLFDISNDYSKGLAEIFKDVFEKKNGADTVVAFESHGTKDQDFSAQLTKIINSKPDFIFVPDNYNQVALIVKQARDLGYKGPFMGSDAWGSAELMKLCGDDCKGQFFSTHYAAAGAKGATKEFIDRYEAKYGETPDDVAALTWDAARLVLQAIQDAGSYNSNLKDERKAIRDSLSNIKEFAGITGSMKFDSQGDPIKCAVVVRIDENGKFVFAESVCP from the coding sequence ATGAAGAAAATGATTATCAGATCACTGCTAGCCCTAATGGTACTCGGACTCGCCCTTGTTGTTGTCAGCGGCTGCTCCAAGAAAGAGGAAAAAATCAAAATCGGGTTTAACATCCCGCTCACCGGTGACATTCCAAAGGTAGGGGAAGCCTCTAAGAATGCAGCGGAAATGCTCCTTGCAGACATCAATGCACAGGGCGGACTCAAAGTCGGAGACAAAAAAATACCTCTTGAATTCTTCTATGAAGATAATGAATCCAAAGCTGAATCAGCTGTTAACGTTGCTCTCAAACTCATTGAGCAGGACGGCGTAGTAGCTATTGTCGGACCTAACTCCTCAAAGCAGGCTGTTCCTGCCGGCGGAACCTGTAACGACAACCGCACTCCCATGGTTTCCCCTTGGTCCACCAACCCGGACACTACCAAAAACCGCCCTTGGGTTTTCCGCGCAGCTTTCCTCGATCCTTTCCAGGGTCCTGTGGCAGTTAACTTCGCTTCCAAGCAGTTTGAAGCTAAAACATCCGCAGTACTTTTTGACATTTCCAACGACTATTCAAAAGGCCTTGCAGAAATCTTCAAGGATGTATTTGAAAAGAAAAACGGTGCGGATACTGTCGTAGCCTTTGAATCCCACGGAACAAAAGACCAGGACTTTTCAGCTCAGTTGACCAAGATCATCAACTCCAAGCCTGACTTTATTTTCGTTCCCGATAACTACAACCAGGTTGCACTTATTGTTAAACAGGCTCGCGACCTCGGTTACAAAGGCCCCTTCATGGGTTCCGATGCATGGGGTTCTGCTGAACTGATGAAGCTTTGCGGCGACGACTGCAAAGGCCAGTTCTTCTCCACTCACTATGCTGCTGCCGGTGCTAAAGGCGCAACCAAAGAATTCATCGACCGTTACGAAGCAAAATACGGCGAAACACCTGACGATGTTGCAGCTCTCACATGGGACGCAGCCCGCCTCGTACTGCAGGCAATTCAGGATGCAGGCTCTTACAATTCAAATCTGAAAGACGAACGTAAAGCTATCCGTGATTCCCTGAGCAACATCAAGGAATTCGCAGGCATTACCGGCTCCATGAAATTTGACAGCCAGGGTGACCCCATCAAATGCGCTGTTGTTGTACGCATTGACGAAAACGGCAAATTCGTATTCGCCGAATCCGTTTGCCCCTAA
- a CDS encoding response regulator yields the protein MRILVVDDEQMVRENLVDYLEDEGLDVISVGSAEEALTLMKTEKADIAIVDMRLPVMHGNDLIINLKELHPDMDFIIHTGSVDYAVPRMFGLMGYHPIMCFLSPLPIWICFCRR from the coding sequence ATGCGAATTCTGGTTGTAGATGATGAGCAGATGGTCAGGGAAAACCTTGTGGACTACCTTGAGGATGAAGGTCTGGATGTAATCTCGGTAGGAAGCGCGGAAGAAGCTTTGACCTTGATGAAAACAGAAAAAGCCGACATCGCTATTGTAGACATGCGTCTTCCTGTCATGCACGGCAACGACCTCATCATTAATCTCAAAGAACTGCATCCTGATATGGACTTTATTATCCATACCGGTTCGGTTGATTACGCAGTTCCGCGGATGTTCGGACTTATGGGATATCATCCGATAATGTGCTTCTTAAGCCCGTTGCCGATATGGATATGTTTTTGCAGAAGATAA
- the argC gene encoding N-acetyl-gamma-glutamyl-phosphate reductase: MSAVAVGLVGVTGYTGMELTRILSNHDGMKLVRVTSRAEAGKKLADIYPFLNGMELSGLEITTPDIEDLADACELVFLAVPHKTAMNIGGELYDRNIKVVDLSADFRIRDRETYEEWYKVDHTRADLLPEAVYGLPEFYRDQVKDAKLVANPGCYPTSVIVGLTPALREGLVEISDIVVDSKSGTSGAGRKANVGSLFCEVADSFRAYSLTTHRHTPEIEQELAVASGSDMTISFNTHLLPIDRGILSTIYTKLKPSVTAADVRAAYAKAYDNEKMIRFLPEGQLPETRWVRGTMFCDVAVVPDERTGRLIILAAIDNLCRGASGQAVANANLMLGLEETRGLCLAPMMP, translated from the coding sequence ATGAGTGCTGTAGCTGTCGGACTTGTAGGAGTAACCGGATACACTGGAATGGAGCTTACCCGTATATTAAGCAATCATGACGGAATGAAGCTTGTCCGGGTGACCTCCCGCGCCGAGGCCGGGAAAAAACTGGCTGATATCTATCCCTTCCTGAACGGTATGGAACTGAGCGGACTGGAAATCACCACGCCGGATATTGAAGATCTCGCTGATGCCTGCGAACTGGTTTTCCTCGCCGTACCGCACAAGACAGCCATGAACATCGGCGGAGAACTCTATGATAGAAATATCAAAGTAGTCGACCTGAGTGCCGATTTCAGAATCCGTGATCGCGAAACCTATGAAGAATGGTACAAGGTTGATCATACCCGTGCGGACCTTCTGCCTGAAGCGGTCTACGGCCTGCCTGAATTTTATCGTGATCAGGTAAAAGATGCCAAGCTGGTGGCCAATCCCGGCTGTTACCCCACTTCCGTCATCGTCGGACTGACTCCGGCCTTACGTGAAGGACTGGTCGAAATTTCCGACATTGTGGTTGATTCCAAATCTGGAACCAGCGGAGCTGGACGTAAGGCCAATGTAGGATCACTTTTCTGCGAAGTGGCAGATTCTTTCAGGGCCTACAGCCTAACAACCCACCGTCACACCCCGGAAATAGAACAGGAACTTGCTGTCGCATCCGGCAGCGATATGACCATTTCCTTTAATACCCACCTGCTACCCATTGACCGTGGCATTCTCTCCACCATCTACACCAAGCTGAAACCGAGCGTAACAGCGGCTGACGTGCGCGCCGCCTATGCCAAAGCTTATGACAATGAGAAAATGATCCGTTTCCTGCCTGAAGGACAGCTTCCGGAAACCCGTTGGGTACGCGGAACCATGTTCTGTGACGTAGCGGTTGTACCTGATGAACGCACCGGACGGCTGATCATTCTTGCCGCCATCGACAACCTCTGCCGCGGAGCCTCGGGACAAGCAGTGGCCAATGCCAACCTCATGCTCGGATTAGAAGAAACCAGAGGCCTTTGCCTCGCACCGATGATGCCATAG
- a CDS encoding pyridoxamine 5'-phosphate oxidase family protein: MFRAIQNTKKILPEGSVEEILQSGEEGVLSTCGADGYPYATPLNYVYHNGAIYFHSALTGHKLDNIAFNPKVSFCVYTDTELLPSKFSILFRSVIVFGKAEEVTGAEKEEALFAIVERLSPDHVSAGTKYIKNDKDKTRVIKINIEHATAKGKTS; this comes from the coding sequence ATGTTTCGAGCTATCCAGAATACCAAGAAAATATTGCCGGAAGGATCTGTAGAGGAAATTCTGCAGAGTGGAGAAGAGGGCGTTCTGTCCACCTGCGGGGCGGATGGATATCCCTACGCAACTCCGCTCAATTACGTATACCATAACGGAGCGATTTATTTTCACAGCGCGTTGACCGGGCATAAATTGGATAATATTGCATTTAATCCCAAAGTTTCTTTTTGTGTATACACCGATACAGAGTTGCTGCCATCAAAATTCAGTATCCTGTTCCGTTCCGTTATTGTATTCGGAAAGGCGGAAGAAGTTACCGGAGCTGAAAAGGAAGAGGCTCTTTTCGCTATCGTAGAACGGCTTTCTCCAGATCATGTCTCCGCCGGAACAAAATATATCAAAAATGATAAGGATAAAACCCGTGTCATCAAAATAAATATTGAACATGCCACGGCAAAAGGGAAAACCAGCTGA
- a CDS encoding branched-chain amino acid ABC transporter permease has product MQKYSFNIGIWAMAAIVVALSQFGALDLYIQSVIMFMGINIILSSSLNVVNGYMGEFSCGHAGFMCIGAYVSSVLSVMFFAQDKIFGAPILPPEMAPLGFPVILIISGLVSAVAGLIVAIPSFKTRGDYLAIITIAANYMVISAIENMDIIGGPRGFMGMKRVLNSMSDVIDIPWMMIWVIIGTYASIWMIRRFVTSTYGKGIMSISQDEVAAEIMSVNTNKMKMAAFMLSSGLAGVGGALFAHVLGYVNPQSFNIMKSTECLVMVYLGGMGSLGGSVLSAIFFTLMLEMLRFIIPAIDTGLHFINLLPATYHLSQVWKWVLIPLTLILLMQFRPEGIMGNKELPDLFPRLKKFYKFK; this is encoded by the coding sequence ATGCAGAAATACAGTTTTAATATCGGAATCTGGGCCATGGCCGCCATTGTTGTGGCCCTCTCCCAGTTCGGCGCGCTGGATCTCTACATCCAGTCGGTGATCATGTTCATGGGGATCAACATCATTCTCTCTTCCAGCTTGAATGTTGTTAACGGATATATGGGTGAATTTTCCTGCGGACATGCCGGATTCATGTGTATAGGGGCTTACGTATCATCTGTATTGAGCGTAATGTTCTTTGCTCAAGACAAAATTTTCGGCGCTCCCATCCTTCCCCCGGAGATGGCTCCGCTGGGATTTCCCGTAATTCTCATCATCTCAGGCCTGGTGTCTGCCGTAGCCGGACTCATTGTGGCCATCCCTTCTTTCAAAACAAGAGGCGACTATCTGGCAATTATCACTATCGCCGCCAACTATATGGTTATCTCGGCGATCGAGAACATGGACATCATCGGTGGGCCACGCGGATTCATGGGTATGAAACGCGTACTGAACTCCATGAGTGACGTAATCGATATTCCGTGGATGATGATCTGGGTAATTATCGGTACTTATGCCTCAATCTGGATGATCCGCCGTTTTGTGACTTCCACATACGGTAAAGGGATTATGTCCATCAGTCAGGATGAAGTCGCCGCTGAAATAATGAGTGTTAACACCAACAAAATGAAGATGGCAGCTTTCATGCTCTCTTCCGGTCTTGCCGGAGTGGGTGGTGCTCTCTTCGCTCATGTGCTTGGTTACGTTAACCCTCAGTCCTTCAACATCATGAAATCAACGGAATGTCTGGTAATGGTCTATCTCGGCGGCATGGGATCGCTGGGCGGATCTGTTCTTTCAGCCATTTTCTTCACTCTGATGCTTGAAATGCTGAGGTTCATTATCCCGGCAATTGATACCGGACTGCACTTCATCAACCTGCTCCCGGCCACTTATCATTTAAGTCAGGTCTGGAAATGGGTGCTCATTCCGCTGACCCTGATTCTGCTCATGCAGTTCAGGCCCGAAGGAATTATGGGTAACAAAGAACTGCCCGACCTGTTCCCGCGGCTTAAAAAATTCTACAAATTCAAGTAG
- a CDS encoding ABC transporter ATP-binding protein has product MTTLLEIKDLRVKYGNIEALHGISFNVNEGEIVTLIGANGAGKTTTLFSISRLPPPEAPKVVSGDICWKGESILDMPPHKVISDLHLALVPEGRHIFGNLTVEENLKLATYARKDSIKDVHGDYDRVFSLFPRLAERRKQRSESLSGGEQQMLAVGRALMSKCNFIMLDEPSMGLAPLLMYDMFRTLKQLNEQGLTILLIEQNAHLALKFAHRGYVLDTGEIVAQGASSELMDDPEVKKAYLGG; this is encoded by the coding sequence ATGACTACTCTACTTGAAATCAAAGATCTCCGCGTCAAATACGGTAATATTGAAGCCCTGCACGGCATTTCGTTTAATGTTAACGAGGGCGAAATCGTCACTCTCATCGGAGCGAACGGAGCCGGTAAGACCACAACCCTGTTCTCGATCAGCCGTCTTCCACCGCCAGAAGCACCTAAAGTCGTCTCAGGTGACATCTGCTGGAAAGGAGAATCTATACTCGACATGCCGCCACATAAGGTTATTTCAGACCTTCATCTGGCACTTGTCCCAGAAGGCAGGCACATTTTCGGCAACCTTACAGTGGAAGAAAATTTGAAGCTGGCAACATACGCCCGTAAGGATTCCATTAAGGATGTTCACGGGGATTACGATCGCGTATTCTCGCTCTTTCCACGTCTGGCAGAACGCCGCAAACAGCGCAGTGAATCCCTCTCGGGAGGTGAGCAGCAGATGTTGGCAGTTGGACGCGCGCTTATGTCCAAATGTAATTTCATCATGCTTGATGAGCCTTCAATGGGACTCGCACCACTGCTCATGTATGATATGTTCCGAACCCTTAAGCAACTGAACGAACAGGGGCTTACTATTCTGCTTATCGAACAGAACGCGCATCTGGCATTAAAATTCGCTCATCGCGGATACGTGCTAGATACCGGGGAAATCGTAGCTCAGGGAGCATCCTCAGAACTGATGGATGACCCGGAAGTCAAGAAGGCATATCTGGGCGGTTAA
- a CDS encoding DUF1844 domain-containing protein yields MSDDKKCGCGSEYAKDMPIPEVNFSTFIMSMSSSALVQLGEIPDPSTGRVEFSPVLAKQSIDVLAVIEDKIKNGMTKEEEKLLCDLLYNLRMKYVKKTK; encoded by the coding sequence ATGTCTGATGATAAAAAATGCGGTTGCGGCAGTGAATATGCCAAGGATATGCCCATCCCCGAGGTTAATTTTTCCACTTTTATCATGTCTATGAGTTCTTCCGCGCTGGTACAGCTTGGTGAAATACCTGACCCTTCAACTGGAAGAGTTGAATTTTCACCGGTACTTGCCAAGCAGTCAATCGATGTACTCGCCGTGATTGAAGATAAAATTAAAAATGGTATGACTAAAGAAGAAGAAAAGCTCCTTTGCGACCTGCTATACAATCTGCGCATGAAGTATGTGAAGAAAACCAAATAA
- a CDS encoding EAL domain-containing protein: MSSNSDLFLDSFYVARQPVFDAGKGVWGYELLFRNSTADNIAEIGNEDAATSQVIADGFGLIQQDIEENQRLLVNFPRNMLLGNAAEFLPPETCVVEILENVQPEPEILEVLQDLKDRGYTLALDDYIGQEGFEPFVELADIVKVDCLDLELEELKNIAKVLKQIGVQMLAEKVETNEMFNLCLELGFELFQGFFFSRPEIIPGKKISTSNLNRMRLLGSISSENFDVEDMTNAINSDVSVSYRLLKFMNSPTFGLPNKINSIQQAIALIGYKKLAGWLRMILLSDISAGPAGDELAFLSIKRAKFLELTCLDFKQCPLRSESMFMLGLFSLLDVFLNRPMEDLMAELPVKKELVQALTDKTSEAAVFLEIVKSLELADWKNLNNLIAKTGLLPLSIAQNHLAAMQWANEILLMNKTTDNSAN; this comes from the coding sequence ATGAGCAGTAATAGTGATTTATTTCTGGACTCTTTTTATGTAGCCAGACAACCGGTTTTTGATGCCGGAAAAGGAGTTTGGGGATACGAACTTTTGTTCCGTAATTCAACTGCTGATAATATTGCTGAAATCGGCAATGAAGATGCAGCCACTTCTCAGGTTATCGCTGATGGCTTCGGTCTTATTCAGCAGGACATAGAAGAAAATCAACGCTTACTGGTCAATTTCCCCCGTAATATGCTGCTGGGAAATGCGGCAGAGTTTCTTCCGCCCGAAACATGCGTGGTCGAAATTCTGGAAAACGTGCAACCCGAACCGGAAATTCTAGAGGTTTTGCAGGATCTCAAAGACAGAGGATATACTTTAGCACTTGATGATTACATCGGACAGGAAGGCTTTGAGCCTTTTGTAGAATTGGCAGACATTGTCAAAGTGGACTGTCTTGATCTTGAACTGGAAGAGCTTAAAAATATAGCAAAAGTTCTCAAACAGATCGGTGTACAGATGCTTGCTGAAAAGGTTGAAACCAATGAGATGTTCAACCTGTGCCTTGAGTTGGGATTTGAACTTTTTCAGGGTTTCTTTTTCAGCCGCCCGGAAATCATTCCCGGTAAAAAAATATCCACCAGCAATCTTAACCGCATGCGTTTGCTGGGCTCAATCAGCAGCGAGAATTTTGATGTAGAGGATATGACTAATGCCATCAACTCTGATGTATCTGTCAGCTATCGCCTGCTTAAATTCATGAATTCTCCAACCTTCGGTCTGCCCAACAAGATAAATTCCATCCAGCAGGCCATAGCCCTAATCGGCTACAAAAAATTAGCCGGCTGGCTGCGGATGATTTTACTTTCGGACATCAGTGCAGGCCCTGCTGGTGATGAACTCGCCTTTCTGTCCATAAAACGGGCCAAATTCCTGGAACTGACTTGTCTGGATTTTAAGCAGTGCCCGCTGCGCTCGGAATCAATGTTCATGCTAGGTCTTTTTTCTTTGCTTGACGTCTTTCTGAACAGACCCATGGAAGATCTCATGGCCGAATTACCGGTTAAAAAAGAACTTGTGCAGGCCCTGACTGATAAAACCAGTGAAGCTGCGGTTTTCCTTGAAATAGTCAAATCATTAGAACTGGCGGACTGGAAGAACCTTAACAACTTGATAGCGAAAACCGGCCTTTTACCCCTTTCCATCGCCCAAAACCATCTGGCAGCCATGCAGTGGGCTAATGAAATTCTTTTAATGAACAAGACCACTGACAACTCTGCGAATTAA
- a CDS encoding ABC transporter ATP-binding protein — protein MSLLSIDGLTQRFGGLQAVSDFNIKLEEGSLTGLIGPNGAGKTTIFNLISGFYQPTEGSITLANTPTRGLKPHQVTALGVARTFQNIRLWHDMTVMDNIRIAQHYRLGYGFFDAVMRSKNYYLREKEIERISTELLEFMDLKQYAKELPTNLPYGLQRRVEIARAMSIQPKLLLLDEPAAGLNSSDVEGLIKLIKWIHDEFDITILMIEHQMKVVMTLCKWIKCIDFGATIAEGTPEDIQSSETVIKAYLGDDSI, from the coding sequence ATGTCACTTTTAAGCATAGACGGACTTACACAAAGATTCGGTGGCCTTCAGGCCGTATCCGATTTCAATATTAAACTTGAGGAAGGCTCCCTTACCGGCCTTATCGGACCAAACGGTGCTGGTAAAACAACCATCTTCAACCTTATATCCGGCTTTTATCAGCCGACAGAAGGGTCCATAACCCTTGCGAACACGCCTACACGCGGACTTAAACCGCATCAGGTGACCGCGCTGGGAGTTGCCCGCACATTCCAGAATATCAGACTCTGGCACGATATGACCGTAATGGACAACATACGTATCGCCCAGCACTACCGTCTGGGATACGGCTTTTTCGATGCTGTTATGCGCTCGAAGAACTACTATTTACGGGAAAAAGAAATTGAGCGGATATCCACAGAGCTGCTTGAATTCATGGACCTTAAACAATATGCGAAAGAGTTGCCCACCAACCTGCCCTACGGGCTACAGCGCCGTGTTGAAATCGCCCGGGCAATGTCCATTCAGCCAAAGCTGCTGCTTCTTGACGAACCCGCAGCGGGACTAAATTCCTCTGATGTTGAAGGACTCATTAAGCTCATCAAATGGATTCATGATGAATTCGATATCACCATCCTCATGATTGAGCACCAGATGAAAGTGGTTATGACTCTCTGCAAATGGATAAAATGTATTGATTTCGGTGCCACCATCGCCGAAGGAACACCAGAAGATATTCAGTCCAGCGAGACTGTTATCAAAGCTTATCTGGGAGATGATTCAATCTGA
- a CDS encoding protein-glutamate O-methyltransferase CheR has protein sequence MTTINSEYKALYKKDFDLLRKQIYRMCGLTISDNKEYLIQHRFKDLYNSRNCRSWHDFYQLLVSGDDQFKEDAVSAISTHETSFFRDSHPFTTVKNQILPAILKKRKFGGKIKIWCAASSTGQEPYSLSMLIHECSRTVMGSGISPDNFSILGTDISGAVIEQAQKGIYTNLEKTRGLPSEYEKYFQKQGNKWHICPSVKSLVSFKKFNLLNSFSPLGKFDFIMCRNVLIYFDETTKANIIKRIHSTLEDNSFLMLGSTETLGGNTDLFETKHTKGVLLYHKK, from the coding sequence ATGACCACTATAAATAGTGAATACAAGGCACTGTATAAAAAGGATTTTGATCTTTTACGCAAGCAGATTTATCGCATGTGTGGGTTAACCATCTCCGATAACAAGGAATATTTAATCCAGCATCGTTTCAAAGATCTGTATAACTCCCGGAACTGCCGCTCATGGCATGATTTTTACCAACTGCTGGTTTCCGGCGATGATCAATTCAAGGAAGATGCAGTCTCGGCCATAAGTACTCACGAAACCAGTTTTTTTCGGGACAGTCATCCTTTTACAACAGTCAAGAACCAAATCCTTCCTGCAATTCTTAAAAAACGCAAATTTGGGGGAAAAATAAAAATATGGTGTGCGGCTTCATCCACCGGACAGGAACCCTATTCCCTTTCTATGCTTATTCATGAATGTTCCCGGACCGTTATGGGATCAGGAATCAGCCCGGATAATTTTTCAATCCTTGGAACAGATATTTCCGGAGCCGTTATCGAACAAGCTCAAAAAGGAATTTATACTAATTTGGAAAAAACAAGAGGATTACCCTCCGAATATGAAAAATATTTCCAAAAACAAGGAAATAAATGGCACATATGCCCTTCAGTTAAATCACTAGTTTCCTTCAAAAAATTTAACCTACTCAACTCTTTTAGTCCATTAGGCAAATTCGATTTTATTATGTGCCGAAATGTCCTTATCTATTTTGACGAAACCACAAAAGCCAATATAATTAAGCGCATCCACAGTACACTGGAGGACAACAGCTTCCTGATGCTGGGTTCCACAGAAACGCTAGGCGGTAATACTGATCTTTTCGAAACAAAGCATACGAAAGGAGTCCTCCTTTACCACAAAAAATAA